The Robbsia betulipollinis genome includes the window ACGCTCCGAAGGATCGACTGAGAAAGCGCTGGTAGATTCCGTCAAACAGGGACGTGCCGTGCTGTTTAATGTGCGGTCGGCTGGAAACTCAATCCGAATTGAGTTGAAGACTGATAGCGACATCAGAAAGGTGCACGAGGCCATACTGCGCACGCTTTCCGAGGTGGCGAATGATGTCACCAAAGATTAAATTTTCAATAAATTCAATGACTTGATAATATCAACAGTCTACGGAGGACTAGGTGTTGTGATTTACCAGACTTAGACAGACGAAAGCCCCCGGACGGCAATCCGGGGGCTTTCTGATAATTCAGGGCTTGCTATCGTTCGCCCTACACTTCACCGGCGGCAAACCGGCTGAGAGAAATCTACGTCTCGAAGTGTAGCGTATTGTGATCGACAGTCAAGCGACCCGTCATCCATTTACTGAAAAATGGACGAAATTATGTCGATCGCGCAACGCTTCGTTGCCAGCGAGGGCGAAGTATGCCCCGCTGACAACACCACAAGTCTTACTTGTTTTTCAAGTGCCAAAACTCCCGAGCTCGCGACTGACGTCGCCAACTTTAAATGGCTAACGCTTCGCGCTGAACATCGGGCACATCACATTGCTGGCATTTCGAGCCGCGCACGCGCGGTGCTCGCCGCCCTCGCCCGTACTGTCGACAATGCGCGTCCCGCCGATAAAATCTTTGCGGGTCGTGGGCTCCTTCAAGAGCGCGCCATGATTCCCGAACGCACTTTCTTTCGCGCACTGACCGACCTGGCTGGTGCAGGTCTAATTGTTCGACACAAGCAATGGGAGGTGCCAGGACGCGCCGGCTGGAACCGCGCCTACTTGACACTTACCGATGTCGCTATCGCCCTCCTCGGCTTCAACGACCGCGCCCAGCATCATGCCACCGAGTCACGGCAAGCGGCAGCGGTAAATGACAGCGACTCAAAAATTTTATCCTCCGAGTCTGCCAAAGTGGCAGGCCCTATTAAGAGAGATCTTTACCCTGCTTCTCAAAAGAGACAACCAGGCGAACTTCCCAAGGATTTGCAGCGTTTGCGCGACCTGGGGTTTCATGAATTTTTGATCTTCAAACTCATGCGCGAGGCCAGAGAGAAGGGCAAGCGCTTATCCGATGTGATCAATGCATCGTGGCAACACGTCAAGACTGCAGCGAGGCCAATTTGCTATGTTCGTGCCTTGTTGCGCAGCGCAACAGACTTTGCTTCTCTGGCCCGGTGTCAGCAAACCAAGCAGTCGGAAGCGCAGACGATCCAATCAGAGGCGGACGAACTTCGGCAGGTCATGAACGCCGCGGCGGGACAAACCTACTACGACGCAGCGGCGACGCGCCGAATTCGCGTGTCGAGCGATGCCCAAACTGCTGAGGTCCAAAGTCTTTTGGAGCCGATATTGCGCGTTGCGTCAGGCGATTGGCAGCGTGGCTTCGCGCAGGCGTTGCGAACAAGGCAGTGGGTCCATGCAACCCAAGCGTTGAACGCCGCGTTTAGGGAAAGTCTGATTGGCCTAAATGCCGTTAGTGAGCCAGCAAGGCCAATGACCGTTTCAACGTCGCGTACCGCCATTGCAGCGCTTCGATCGATGATGCGAGGTCCTCGTATAGAGAGTCTGTCCGCCATCGCCGCGTGAGCCCCTCCAGCGAAAAAGCATCGTCATGGCATTGTTGCTTGTCAAGTGCCGCGTGGCTTCGGCGAATCATTTCGAAACTTTTAAGCTGATGGTTCGCAATCTACGAAACCGAATACCGGGAGCAAATCAGGGGGAGAAGAGATTGTCCCTCGAATCTCCAGCTATGGCGGTGCAGGAAGTAAAAAGGCGCCTCAAGGCGCTTTTTGCTCCTGCCACGATATGCAAACGCGTCACACAGTCGTGTCAGTCTTCGCTTGCTCACGCGCCCGAAAACGCGCACGCTCAACACGCCGCTCATCCGAGCTAAGCACGCGTGCAGTGCCAACCACTCGCGGCTGCGCCTGCGCGGTATTTGCGCGCTCCATAATGAGTGCGAACCCAAGGTTGTTTAAGGCCACGGCCTTCTCGTAGGTTTTACTTTCTCTCATAGCAGTAATACCCTCCTATGTCCGAATCCGGTGCGTACTTCAGGGCAAACGTGACGCCAAGTTCACCCGTCGCGAAATGAACGCTCATGCGCTGATACATGCGATCTAGTTTATCAGTGGTCGGCGTAAATAGATATTCCGGTACTAATGGGAAAGCCACAGCATGGTCGCTCAGGGCAAATTCCAACTCTTCCTGAAATCCGCGGAGGCGGTGCGGATTGGCTAGCTGCCACGACGACTGACGGAACATCGAGTTGTCATCAGTAGCGTCGAGGCGAGCGAATTTCACAAAGCGTGCGCCTGACGGCGGCAAAATCTTGCGATTAAACTCATCGGCCATCATCTGTGCAAATGCCGCGTCGCCGGCGCTCATGACGGCGACCGATGCGAAGAAAATCACAAAATCGACCTGATCGAAATGCAGGCCCATGATCTCGACACCAGGGATAATTTCGACCGGCCGCGAATGAAACGTGTCGGCATCGGCCGGGCGGTCACCAAACGCGAGATCAATCGACGTTTGGGAAAGGGAGGTGATGCTGAGCATGAGTTGAAGCCGTAAAGCAATGAGCGATTTTAGCACCGGCTCGGCTCGATTCTGCCAAAGTGCCGGCCGACAACACGGTGGGTCAAAAGGGACGGGCAGACGTCTACCGCGGTTTCCTCGCGATAATCGGCGAAGAATGCATCCCGACCGTTTAAAGCAGCATTTGAAGAGAATATTTACTAGTTGTGGTCACATCCCAATCAGTACCAGCACTTTTCGCGGCAAACTCATCTCCTCTTCCATACCCGTGCTGGAATGGCCACCACACAGGCCCAGCGCGAGCTTCCGCCGAAAAGTTCGCCGTTTGACTGACAGAGCACTGCAGCGCCGATCAGTTCCATACTTGGAACACGGTATTGTGTTGGTCACGTCGGCACCGAGCAGAGAAGGAGAACGTTGTGTAGCAGTTTTCCGGGTTTTGATGCTTCACTGATAAGGCACAGAAAAAAAGATCTGGGACGCCTGGGCTTGTCCCACTTCGCCTTCTAACGCGCCTACTTCGAGGGGGCGGAATCCATCGACCTCGCCTACTTGGTCGATCACTACTTGAACTTCGGTAGTAACCCGCGGCACATGCGCATCCAGCTGTGTTGGTTCTAGAATGGATTGGCCGTGGCCGTGGCCGTGGCCGTGGCCGCGCGCCGCATCGGCGACTTCGACGTCATCCGTTTGCTGCGCCTGCCAAACGGCTTGCTGAGCCCGATGACCCAGTGGCCGACACGCCGTCGGTCGAGGAATACCGCGAACGCATCGACCCGGGCGGGCGTATTCCGAAACCGAGTTGTTCAGGCACTACCAGGCTGCGCATCTCAGAGCGACGCTCTCACGCCAGAAACGCCGCGGTCTGCACTTGTGCGAGCGGCATCTCGACGCCCTGCAACGGCTTGAAAAGGTCGTTGCGGAACTGCCGGCGAACGATCACCCCGTAGGGGCCTTGCTCGATCCACCGAGCGCCGCGCGCCTGCGCCAAGTAAACATTTTGTCGCTTGGCCAGCGGTCAGCAGCATCAACGGCACCGACCACTGCTAGTTTACCAAGGTGCCGTGCCTGGATGCGACCGGACCGGGGCCATTAATGACGAAAAAATTAAATGCAACTAACCATCTAAAAAGATCAAAAACAAAAATCTCTATGACAAAGACAAAAGGCAATGTAACTGTCTGATTTACCGTAGCTTTACGAGCTGTTCACGCGGATGGATGAAGTTTCATGAAAAATATGACACTTATGATAATACGAATTATCATAAGTGGTGGATGAGCGTAAAGATGCTACGATGAGCGAAAAGCCGGGTAGAGCGCGGCCCGCTGGACGGGGCTGGCCAGTTGTCTGCCAGACAACGCCAGTCAAAGCGGGTCGGAATAGGTCACCTTTGGCACGGCCTGCGCCCGCATCCACCAGAAGCGCCGTTTGGCGCGCGCTTCGCTCACTGCTTTTCACGCCGAACCCGTTCATACAGCCCGACACTATGACGCACGCTTTGCCAGCGACTCCCCGTGCCCTCAGCCTGGCTCACTTTGCGTTCTATCGCGCCTATCTTGAAGGGCCAGTCGCATTGGATCTGCCAGTCCTCGCCGATCTCTACCTGAATTCGGGAAAGGATCTACGCAAGGTGCGCGCGCTGCTGTGCTGGCTCCAAGATGAACTGGCCGCCGCGGCCCGTCGTACCGGAGATCGCGAAGCCGTCCGGCTTCTGCGCTTGCCAAAGTCGCTTGGTGTCGCCGGCGCTCCGGTGGATGTGCCGTCGTTAGAAGAGTTTCGCGAAACTGTCGATGCCGACGGCGTGTACAGCGAGGAGGAATTGCGCGCTCTATATATAGAGCAGTATCCGAACGCGGTGCAAACGCGGCAGGAACGCCGGGGCGTTCGTCTTCACACGCGGCGCTTGGACGCACTGCGGCGGCTGCAAACCGCGGTCGTAGAGGCGCCTCAGCTCACGCATGCGCTTTCTGGCTGGTTTGAGCCGGCAATTGTGACGCGGTTGGAGGCGGCGGGGGTGTTTTCGCTGCAGCAGCTGGTCGACGTGCTCAATGGTTTCGGTGAGCGCTGGTACCGGCACGTAAAAGGGCTCGGGCGGGAAGGCGCAGGGCGGATCGTTCGATGGGTAGAAGCCAATCGGGCCACGCTCGGACCCTTGTCGGTGCGGGTGACGCAACCGCTGCGCAGTGTCTCGCGCGAGCTCCTCTATGCCGAACGCGCCGAAGTGAGCGATATCGCGCCCTTGGAAGCGATGGCTATGCCGGCGACGCTCGACGGCAGCGCTGGTACCAACCGCGCTCCGCACGATCGCAACCAAACCGGCGCCTACGACGACCTGGCCGCAATCCAAGCCTGGCTGAAATTGTACGATCCGGCTTCCCACACCTGGCGCGCGTACCGCACGCAGGCCGAGCGGATCTTGCTCTGGGCGGTTCTCGAACACGGTAAGCCATTGTCCTCGCTGGACGTCTCGGACATTGCAGCTTATCGGGCTTTTCTAAGTGATATACCGGAGAACTGGGTTGGCGCGCGCCGCACGCCACGGTGGTCGCCACACTGGCGGCCTTTTGCAGGTCAGCTATCCCCATCGAGCCGGGCAAGCGCGCATGCCGTTCTGCAAGCGCTTTTCCAGTGGCTGACGGACATGCGCTATCTGGACTTCAATGCCTGGACCGGTGTGCGGAAGTCGGCTGAAGAGAAAGAAGCCGGCCGCATCAAGGCACATCATGCGTTGACCCGCGCCCAATGCGATCATTTACTGGCGCACGTCGAGCGCAGCGCTGGAACCGCCACTGGCGAGCGCGCGCGCTTCATCTTAATGTTGGGAATGGCCACCGGACTGCGCTTATCGGAAATGTGCTCGGCCACTTTGGGAGGACTTCATCCCCGATGGGTCGATGACCAACTCGGCACTGCTTGGACATTGAGCGTGGTTGGTAAGCGCGCGAAGCGCCGAACAGTCCCGATGACCCGCGTCATGATGGAAGCGCTGCGACGCTACCTTCGTGCGCGAGGTTTGAGTGAGTCGCCTGAAGAGAACGAGTCCGAAACGCCTTTGATCGGCCGCTTAGAAAACGAAGCAACGACGGCGCTGGCAAGTCCAGCATTGGCGTTGGCTTTCAAGAAAATCTTTGAGGGCGCGGCTGGCGATCTTGTTGAAAGCGATCCGCACGTTGCAACGCGCATTGGCCGAGCATCCACGCACTGGCTACGACACACCTTTGGGACGCAGGCAATCGAGGCGGGGGTCCCGCTCGACATCGTCCAAGAAAATCTCGGGCATGCTTCGCCAGCAACGACTTCTATCTATGTGACGACCGAATTAGATCGACGTATCCGCGCACTCGAGAGCATGGGGTAATCATCAATAGCGACATGTGAATATTCGTATCATGAGATCTGTTACTTCGTCGTGGTTACCACAAGGTTTTGAGCTGCATTTAATGCAAAGCTATATGCTGTGGGACCAGGAGCGTGGTTCTGGCTCCTTGAAGCTACGACGCCCGTAACGAAATTATTTGCGTCTATGCTTGGCTCGCGTATATTTCGGAAACAATAGAAAAGATAAGGCGCGCTGCGCGCGAAACACTGGTTGATATGGCACGAGTGAATCCTTTACTGTTGACGTGGGCTCGCACGACTGCCGGTTTAAATGCCGAGGTCGCTGCACGCCTCTTGGACCTTGGAGGTACCAAGCAAACCGGCGAGGCCATGCTGGAAGAATATGAGCGAGGCGACAAAGAGCCGTCTCGTCCGCTGCTGCTCAAAATGGTCAAGGTGTACCGCCGACCTTTGCTGGTGTTCTACTTAAATGAACCGCCACAAAAGGCGGCGCGTGGCGAAGACTTCCGCACCTTGCCGACAGATCGTCGCGTGGAAAGCGAAGGCGCGCTCGATGCGCTCGTGCGCGATGTGCACGTGCGACAACGTTTGATTTTGAGTACCCTCGAAGAAGCCGAAGAGGCGGTCGTGCACTCCTACGTCGGCAGCATCACCTCGAATATGTCGCTGGCTTCTGTGGTCGCCAAAGTGACCCACGGCATTGGTTTTGATCGTAGCAATTTCCGCCGGCAACGTACGGTGGAGGCCGCCTTTGCTTACTTGCGCGACCGCATCGAGGAAACGGGTATCTTCGTGTTGTTGATTGGTACGCTCGGCAGCCACCATTCCGCGATTAGTCCCGAGGTGTTCCGGGGCTTTGCGATCGCCGACAAGGAAGCGCCTTTTATCGTCGTTAACGATCAGGACGCGAAATCCGCTTGGGCTTTTACAGCGCTGCACGAACTCGCCCATATCTGGTTGGGTGAAACAGGCGTCAGTGGTGGGCTACCTGAAAAGCACATAGAGAAGTTTTGTAACGACGTAGCCAGTCGCATCCTCGTCGATGACGCCGAGATCGGTGCGATTGAAATCGATGCTGAAGATTTCCCGGCATGTGCGCAAGCTGTCGCGGGATTCGCGCAGACCTACCGGGTTAGTCGACCGCTGGTCGCATACCGCCTCTTCCAACAGCATCGTATTACTGAAGCCACTTGGCAGACACTGAATCGCTATTTTTCCGAGACTCGTCAGAAAGAACGCGATGTGCAGCCCAAACGTGAATCCAGTGGCCCCAGCTACTATGTCGTGAAGCGACACCGCATGGGTGGAGCATTGATGGACCTCGTGAAGCGCACGCTTGCCGAAGGCATCTTGACGCCCACGAAAGCTGGACGCCTCTTGGACGTGAAGCCGACCAATGTGGCGACATTATTGGGTGGTGCATGACGGCGAGCATTCAGCCTTTGTATCTGCTCGACGCCAATGTCTTGATCGATGCGCACAATATGTATTATCCCGTCGATATGGTGCCTGAATTTTGGGACTGGTTATTACATATGGCGGCAATGGGCAATATCGCGATGCCACTCGAAACGTTCGAAGAAGTACGGGGTACCAAAGACGCCAAGAAAGACATATTCAACGATTGGACCAGGCGTGAGGGCGTCGAAGAGATGCTCGTTTTGAAAGAAGACTTCGACCCCCACGAGTTGCATGCAGTGTTGACGGCTTATGCGCCTGACCTGACCGACAGCGAAGTTGAGCAGGTTGGTCGGGACCCGTTTTTGATCGCCTATGGATTGATGGCGCCACAGCATCGCGTGGTCGTGTCGAACGAAGTGTCCAAGCCGTCTAAGACGAGAGCGAACAAGAAAGTCCCAGATGTTTGCTGTGAAGTGGGTGTGACCTGTTGCAATACGTTTAGCATGCTGCGCGCGCTCGGATTCCGGACTGACTGGGCAGCACTTCTTTAGCGTGGGACCACAACATGTCGATGACGTGTTTTCCTCGAGGATGTCTCGCTCACGTGTATCCATGACAATCCTCGGCACATGTCCCGAAATCTGATACCGGTTCAAGGTAAGTGCTGGTTTTTCGGGATGTCCTATTAAGGTGGAATTGCCCTTCTTAAATTGAATAAGCCGCAGCTCTTTGTGCACGGGTGAACTCGCGCGATGACTGCATTTTTAAACCTTTCGCCGAGTTTGCTGCGCTAGAGGTCATAGCTCGCTTCCGAGAATCCGCGCTGACGGCAAAGTTTCTTGACCGGTATGCCCGCATCTGCCTCCCGTAGAAATCCAATGATCTATTCTTCGCTGAACCGCTTTTTCGTGCCCAATCTCTGGATAGGTCCCTTTCCATGAAATGCATTTCCAATTGCGCTTCGCTGATCCAGGTCATCACTCAATATTCTCGTCAGTGGCACGGACCTGTCGGCCCAGTCGCGTTAGAGGCTCACGGAAGGCTGCTTCCAGTTGCTTCAAATGCTGTGATATCCAGTCTGTAATCTGCGGCCACGTATCACGATCGTAGCCGTCAAAAGCTCGGCTGATTTGAACAATGCTTTGCTTCTTGTCATCCATTCGACGCCATTCTAACGGCGCACCAAAGACCGCCTCGATCGCCGCCCGCTGCAACAGGAGTTGATCGAATAGCCACTTGTTCTCGGCTGTATCGGCACGCGCGAGTGACAGCTGAACCCGCGCTTCGTCCTTGCTAAAGATCAGCTGCCAGGGGCATGCGCGCACGCCGGATCCGGCGCTGAGCCAGTGATCCTTCGACGAGCTGATATTACTGAATGAATCGTTGCCATCCTCCCGCAGTTTTGCCAATGCCTTCGCCCAGAATTGTAGGCGCAACTCGTGTCGGCGCTTTTGCGTGCCTTGCACTGCCGTCTCTTCCACCTCCTTCGAGGAGATGTTGATCATATAATCTGCAACTTCGGGCGGCGGGATGATCTGCTGCAAGTCTATGAAGAGTTCTTCCTCGTACGCGAATGCTAGAACCCGGAAGCATTGCGCGCGGATGCCGCGGGATAGCAGCCACAGCACCGTCGCCGTCACTTCGCGACGGAAATTCGCAGCGATGAAGATCATGCGCTGGCCGTTGCCGGGGTTCAGCACTGTCTCTTCCAGTTCCTCAA containing:
- a CDS encoding DUF4411 family protein: MTASIQPLYLLDANVLIDAHNMYYPVDMVPEFWDWLLHMAAMGNIAMPLETFEEVRGTKDAKKDIFNDWTRREGVEEMLVLKEDFDPHELHAVLTAYAPDLTDSEVEQVGRDPFLIAYGLMAPQHRVVVSNEVSKPSKTRANKKVPDVCCEVGVTCCNTFSMLRALGFRTDWAALL
- a CDS encoding ImmA/IrrE family metallo-endopeptidase, whose product is MARVNPLLLTWARTTAGLNAEVAARLLDLGGTKQTGEAMLEEYERGDKEPSRPLLLKMVKVYRRPLLVFYLNEPPQKAARGEDFRTLPTDRRVESEGALDALVRDVHVRQRLILSTLEEAEEAVVHSYVGSITSNMSLASVVAKVTHGIGFDRSNFRRQRTVEAAFAYLRDRIEETGIFVLLIGTLGSHHSAISPEVFRGFAIADKEAPFIVVNDQDAKSAWAFTALHELAHIWLGETGVSGGLPEKHIEKFCNDVASRILVDDAEIGAIEIDAEDFPACAQAVAGFAQTYRVSRPLVAYRLFQQHRITEATWQTLNRYFSETRQKERDVQPKRESSGPSYYVVKRHRMGGALMDLVKRTLAEGILTPTKAGRLLDVKPTNVATLLGGA
- a CDS encoding Replication protein O; the protein is MSIAQRFVASEGEVCPADNTTSLTCFSSAKTPELATDVANFKWLTLRAEHRAHHIAGISSRARAVLAALARTVDNARPADKIFAGRGLLQERAMIPERTFFRALTDLAGAGLIVRHKQWEVPGRAGWNRAYLTLTDVAIALLGFNDRAQHHATESRQAAAVNDSDSKILSSESAKVAGPIKRDLYPASQKRQPGELPKDLQRLRDLGFHEFLIFKLMREAREKGKRLSDVINASWQHVKTAARPICYVRALLRSATDFASLARCQQTKQSEAQTIQSEADELRQVMNAAAGQTYYDAAATRRIRVSSDAQTAEVQSLLEPILRVASGDWQRGFAQALRTRQWVHATQALNAAFRESLIGLNAVSEPARPMTVSTSRTAIAALRSMMRGPRIESLSAIAA
- a CDS encoding tyrosine-type recombinase/integrase encodes the protein MTHALPATPRALSLAHFAFYRAYLEGPVALDLPVLADLYLNSGKDLRKVRALLCWLQDELAAAARRTGDREAVRLLRLPKSLGVAGAPVDVPSLEEFRETVDADGVYSEEELRALYIEQYPNAVQTRQERRGVRLHTRRLDALRRLQTAVVEAPQLTHALSGWFEPAIVTRLEAAGVFSLQQLVDVLNGFGERWYRHVKGLGREGAGRIVRWVEANRATLGPLSVRVTQPLRSVSRELLYAERAEVSDIAPLEAMAMPATLDGSAGTNRAPHDRNQTGAYDDLAAIQAWLKLYDPASHTWRAYRTQAERILLWAVLEHGKPLSSLDVSDIAAYRAFLSDIPENWVGARRTPRWSPHWRPFAGQLSPSSRASAHAVLQALFQWLTDMRYLDFNAWTGVRKSAEEKEAGRIKAHHALTRAQCDHLLAHVERSAGTATGERARFILMLGMATGLRLSEMCSATLGGLHPRWVDDQLGTAWTLSVVGKRAKRRTVPMTRVMMEALRRYLRARGLSESPEENESETPLIGRLENEATTALASPALALAFKKIFEGAAGDLVESDPHVATRIGRASTHWLRHTFGTQAIEAGVPLDIVQENLGHASPATTSIYVTTELDRRIRALESMG
- a CDS encoding DUF4268 domain-containing protein, whose translation is MFRVDRPSNRISRLPQKRFGELALRERDHLQEWLVHQPDALGEEFLILQKEFDGFDETRERLDLLALDKVGNLVVIENKLDDSGRDVTWQALKYTAYVSGLTKAQIIEVHQQYLDRYCGGGSAIQRICEFMEVEELEETVLNPGNGQRMIFIAANFRREVTATVLWLLSRGIRAQCFRVLAFAYEEELFIDLQQIIPPPEVADYMINISSKEVEETAVQGTQKRRHELRLQFWAKALAKLREDGNDSFSNISSSKDHWLSAGSGVRACPWQLIFSKDEARVQLSLARADTAENKWLFDQLLLQRAAIEAVFGAPLEWRRMDDKKQSIVQISRAFDGYDRDTWPQITDWISQHLKQLEAAFREPLTRLGRQVRATDENIE